The following is a genomic window from Dehalogenimonas sp. 4OHTPN.
CCGGGCGTCTCTCGACGAGATCGAACCGGCCATTTCTTCACGCTTTATCGACCACCAGTTCAGCATGGTCTTTAACATCACCGCGCCGGATTACCGCGGCGACGCTTCCCACGCCAAGGCAAGAAGACCGGCGCCACGGGCATCCCGCCAATTTAAGAAGTAAGGCTCAGGCGGTAAACAGGGTTTACGGGGGTAAATTGCCCTCCGCCGGGAAACTTGCGCCGTCCGCCTTTTATCTCTAAAATGGCACCACTAGGGAGATACGGCTGAAATGCTCAATCACCCGGTGCTGGTGCTGAACCAGAATTACGAGCCCATCCACGTCTGCCAGGTTAGGCGCGCTATCCTCTTATGCTATCAGGGCAAAGCGGAAATGCTGGAAGACGGCTTAGGTCTGCTCCACACCGTCCGACTCTCCATTCCCATGCCTTCGGTCATCCGGCTGCAGCATCACGTGAGGCGTCCGCGCCCCCGGCACAAACTCACGCGGTGGGAAATTTTCCACCGCGATGATTTTTCCTGCCAGTACTGCGGTAAAAAAGCCCAGCCTCTCACCATCGACCACGTAGTCCCCCGTTTCCAGGGCGGGCGCCACTCGTGGGAAAATTTGGTGGCCGCCTGCGTGCCTTGCAACCGCCACAAAGCTGGACGAACCCCGGAGCAGGCGAACATGAAACTGCTTAAAAAACCCAGTATGCCGGAAGGCAGGCCGCTGGTCGTCGTCTCACACCGATACCAGGAGCGGATGCACATCTGGCAGAAGTATCTGCCAGATAAGGTCTGAAGTTATTTAAAGAAGGACGCCGCGGCGTCCTTCACCGACTATCTGCGCCTTTTCCTCCGCCTTCGATGGGCCAGGCCGCCCGCTTCAGCCTTTATTCCATCGGCCGGTGATTGGTCATCAGCTTCGGTGATGGGAGCCACTGAAATCCTATCTGCCGGTTCCGGAGAAACAGGCCTGATAGATTGAAGCGCGGGTTCAACCGCTGCCGCGGCAGCGCAACAACGGGCGCGCTCTTCGTTTAATTCCTTATAGACTTCATATTCATGACCCAGGCAGCAGAGCAGCCGGCCGCAGACGCCGGAGATCTTGACCGGATTCAGCGGGAGGTTCTGTTCTTTGGCCATTTTAATTGATACCGGGGCAAAATCAGTCAGGAAACTGGCGCAGCACAACTCCCGGCCGCAACGGCCGTAACCGCCGAGCAGCTTTGTTTCGTCCCGCGGACCTACCTGGCGCAATTCGACTCGAACGTGGAGTTTTCGGCCGAGTTCGCGGACCAATTCTCTAAAATCAACACGGCCTTCAGAGCTGAAGAATACTGTCAGGTGACTTTCATCGAGATTGTATTCCGCCGCCAGGCATTTCATCGGTAATCCGAGCTTCGCTACCAACTCCTCGCAATCAGCAAGCGTCTGAGACTCGGCGAAACACGTCTTATGACGGCGTTCAATATCTTCGGCAGTAGCTAACCTTATCACAGGCTTTAACGGCGACTCGAGCTGTTCGTCGGCCATTTCCCGGACCGGATTAATCACCCGTCCGATTTCCGGACCGTGGGCGGTTTCCACAACCACATCAACCCCTGTTTGAAGGTCAAAATCCGCCGGGTCGAATTGATACAGCTTACCGGCCCGTTTCAAACGAATATCGACGACATTAGCCAATTCTTTTGGTACTCCCTTTTATCACCGGCAAGTTCAGCATCAACACTTCAAGGGCAAGGCGGGGTGAGGCGTTTTGTTCCAGATGGCGCCGCGTGACATTCAAAGACCCGATGAGACGCTGCGCCTCCGCGGCAGTGATCCGGCTTGCCAGTTCCGCAGTAATTATCTCATAATCAGTATTAATAACTTCTTCTTTTATGTCAAGTTTTACCAGCAGGATATCCCGACAGAAGCTGAGCCATTGATCCAGGAGACGATATATTTCGGTACGAGTTTTACCGAAACGCTGGGACAGTTTATCTGCCAGTTCGAACCTGAAGTCGAATCCCGAGCCGAGAGCATCGGCAAGCTTAAGCAGATTGTCGCGCCTTTCCAACTGCAGTCCTTCGTCGCGGGCGGCGGCAATGGCCCAGCCTGCCCTGCCCTGGCTGAGGCGCGCCAGTAAATCGGCGCGTTCCGCCGGGAACCCCAAGCCCTGCTCAAGAAACCGGGCTATTTCGAGGCGCGGCGCCACCGCCAGCCTCAGCTTCATACAACGTGACCGAATCGTCTCGGGCAGTTGGTTCTCTCTGACGGTCGTCAGAACGAAAACCACACCGGGCGGCGGTTCTTCCAGCGTTTTTAACAACGCGTTTGCAGCCCCGTTGGACAAACGTTCGGCTTCATCGATAATAATCACCCGATATTTGCCTTCAAAAGGCGGCAGTGAAACGGCATGATTTATTTCTCGAACCTGTTCAATGGATAATTCTACCCTGCTTTTACCATCATCGTCTGCGGCTTGAACACTGATCAACCGGACATCGGCGTGAATACCGGCGGTTATGCGGCGGCATTGTTCGCAACCGCCGCACGGGGGGTTGTCGCCGGTACAGTTGAGGGCTTGAGCCAATTTCAAAGCCAGCGCAGTCTTGCCGGAATGCTCGGGAGCCGCAAGCAGATAAGCGTGGCACAATTCCCCTTTTTCGAGGCTTTTCGCCAAGAAGGCGGCCACATTTTTTTGCCCGATGATCTGCCAATCAGCCATTTCAGCCAAGATCGGTCCGCAGCAGGTCTTCGATTGACTCGCGCCGCCGGATTAACCGGTGTTGCCCTTCCTTAACCATGACCGCCGCCGGACGAAAAAAGGCGTTATAATTCGATGCCATGGGGATACAATATGCCCCGCAGACCGGCATGACCAGGGTATCTCCAGGATCTGCTTCCGGCAGCTTTACGTTAGCGGCCAGGAGATCGCCGGATTCGCAGAACCGACCGGCTACAGTATAAAGCCCGTTCGCTCTTTCCGTCATGCGGTTGGCGAGGTACGGTTCGTAACAGGCGCCGTAAAGCGCCGGCCTGATATTGTCAGCCATGCCGCCATCAACGCATAAATAGCGCCGGATGCCAGGGATATCCTTGATGACGCCCACCGAATAAAGCGCCACCGCGGCTCGGGCAACGGTCGCCCGCCCCGGTTCCACCGTCAGCGACAGTGATTTTAAATCCAAGCGGCGGCATTCCTCTTTGAAAAAGGATACGATAGCTTCCGCGTATTCACCCACTGAAGGGGGCGCTTGACCGGAAAGATACTGGACGGCAAAACCGCCGCCAGCATCCAGCTCATCAATAATGAGACCCCACCGCTCCCTGACCCCGGCGATGAATCCGAGGGCGGTATTCATAGCGTCGAGGAAGGGTTGGATTTCAAATATCTGCGAACCGATATGATAATGAAAACCTACCAACTTCAAGGAGGTAGAGCTCAAAATCCGCCCGACAGCCGACTCGGCGTCTTCCAGCCCGAAACCGAATTTGGAGTCAATGTTACCGGTGGTGATTTTGGCATGGGTGTGCGGATCAATGCCCGGCTTGATACGCAACATGACATCAGCCCGGCAGCCGCGGGCGCCGGCAAAGGCATCCAAACGTGCCAGCTCCCAGGCGTTATCAATGACGATACGCCCAACCCCGGCTGCCAGGGCAAGTTCAAGTTCGGTATCGGACTTATTATTTCCGTGGAAATAGATGTTTTTCATCGGGAAGCCGGCTGATCGGGCAATCTCTAATTCGCCGCCGGAAACAACATCAAGCCCTAGGCCTTCCTCGGTGATAATTTTAGCTACCGCCCGGTTAAGACAGGCTTTGCCGGCATAAACGATTCGAGAAGAAGATAACCGCCCTCCGAATTCCCGCTTAAACTCACGCGCGCGGGCCCTGATGTCCTCTTCGGCGAAGACGTAGAGAGGCGTACCGTATTTTTCAACCAAGTCGATGGAGTCGCAGCCGCCGATCACCAGATGCCCGTAATCGTTGATTGCCGAACCCAAAGGAAAAAATGGGGGTGTTTCTTTCATAGCGCCCATAATATCAATCCAGCGTTCCGGGGTCAAAGAGAAGGAAAAATCAAAACAAAAGACAGCCGTGACGTCGGAGTCTTGCTCTGGTACAATGCGGGAAGATTGTTGAGGAGAAAGAATGTCATTTAACGAACCGTCGGATCGGAATGCCAACGAAATCCGCATCTTCACCGGCTGCAACGAAGAGGAAACATGCCCGAAAGCCAAGCGGGAACGTCAGCAAGAGCTTGAAGAGATGATTCTGACCATACTTATCGAAATTCCCAAGGGAAGCCGCAACAAATACGAGTACGACAAAGAGCGCAAGATTATCAAGTTTGACCGCATGCTGTTTTCCGCGGTGCATTATCCGTCGGACTACGGCTTCATCATCGATACCCTGGCTGAAGATACCGATCCGCTGGATGCTCTGGTGCTGGTATCCGAACCAACCTTTCCCGGCTGCTTAATTGAAGCCAAACCGGTGGGTTTGTTTCGCATGCGGGACGAAAAAGGACCCGACGAGAAAATCCTGTGCGTCCCCATGGGCGATCCCCACTGGAACTTCATCCAGGAACTTTCAGACGTCCCGCCTCACCTGTTGAAGGAAATCGAGCACTTTTTCATCATCTACAAGGAACTGGAAAAAAAGAAGACCGGCGTCGAGGGCTGGGAAGACAGGGAATCAGCCATCAAGGCGGTTCACGCCTCGCGCAAGCGCTACCAGGACAACCTGAAACAACTTGGCGCCAGCCGGATTTAGCGCTCGAAGGGGCCGATTAACTCCGCGTATCGCTGCGCGAGCGCTGCTGCCGCTGCTTCAATCTCTTTCTCTGAACCAGCCCAATCAAGCCGCAGCATCCGGTTGGACGGCACCCTGAGTTCCTTCAGGTGAGCGGCCACGGATTCGGAAGGAAAGGTGACTATCTCGAACATTTTGAGCGCGTGCTCCGCCGACCATTTAACCATGCCGCGACTGGCTTCAATCAGGACATCCGGGCCGGGCACGGTCAACACCATGCGCTTGAAACGTAAAAATCTGCGGTATACCGCAGCCAGGATTCCGAACCCCGTTAGATAATGAGCGTGAATGATATCCGATTTTATGGGATATATTATCGGTACGGCAGCAATAAAAGCCAGATATACCCACGGATAGCGGGTGGTTAGTGGCAACCGGTGAGTGATAATCTTTAAGCCGCTGTTTATCAGACGGTCTGACCCTGTCCTTCGGTACACCAGATGAACATTCCAGCCGAGATCGGCCAGCCGCTCGAGGAGTTTCAAGTCCAGCGCTGAGGGATGATCAATCAGGTGAATTACCGTTCGATCGGCCGTCGTTTTCAACAAGAGTCAATATAACCGAAATTTCTCCCCGCGTAAACTTGGCCGTTGACACTCAAAATCGCCGGCCTTAGAATGCCGATGATGAGTATGACCCCTGCCGTTGTGATTATGGCCGCCGGTGAAGGAGCCAGAATGCGCCCGCTTACCGGGACGCGCCCCAAGGTGATGCTACCAGTGGCTGGAAAGCCGATCCTGGAACATTTGCTTACCGAATGTGCGGCCGCTGGCGCCGGCGATTTCGTCCTGGTTGTCGGTTATCACGATGAAGTGGTAAGAAACTATTTTACCGATGGCAGCAAGTGGGGAGTCCGTATCAGATATGTCACCCAGCGGCAGCCGGCCGGCACCGCTGACGCCTTGCGCCAGTCAAGTCATTTTCTGGGCGCCGCCTTTGTTTTACTGAACGGCGATATCATGCTGAAATCAATCGATATTGTCCCGCTGATTGAAGCGGAAACCAACCTGCTTTCTATCGTTGAACTTCCAAATGTCGAAGGCAAGGGAGTGATGGAGACTCGGGGCGGGCAAGTCGTCCGGCTGTACGAGAAATGTACCCGCCCGCCAACCCGACTGGCTAACGCCGGGGCATATCATTTTACGGGGGATATCCTGAAGTTCGTACAGCAGACTCCGAGATCGCCACGAGGCGAGCATGAAATAACAGATACGGTTCAGGCGCTCATCGACGCCGGAATTCCAGTCGGTTACCGGTCGGTCAGCACCTGGTCAGAACTAAGTTACCCGTGGGATTTGTTCCAAGCTAACGAATCGGCGCTGGCGAATTGCCCGCCGTCAGTCGAAGGCATGATTGAGCCTGGCGCCACCATTACCGGCTCTGTCGCCGTCGGCCATGGAAGCCTGATCAAAGCCGGGTCTTACATCACAGGGCCGGTGAAAATAGGCAGGAATTGCGTTATTGGGCCAAACTGCCATATCCGCCCGGCAACGGATATCGGAGATGAATGTCACATCGGCGCCGGGGTAGAAATCAAGAATTCGATCATCATGACAGGCACCAGGATTCCTCACCTCTCTTATGTGGGCGACAGCATAATCGGGCAAAATTGCAACCTGGGAGCAGGGACTCAAATAGCCAACCTGCGGCTGGATAAAAAAGCGATCGCGGTAAACGGAATCAACACCGGCCGGCAAAAACTGGGCGGTATCTTCGGAGACGGCGTCGTCACCGGTATCAATGCCTCGATCAATCCCGGGACAATGGTGGGGCACGGGGCGCGGATTGGACCGGGGGCGACTGCCAAGGGCATCATTGCACCCGGCGCGAGGATTTATTGATGTCTGGAGTAAATTGATGAGACAAGCCATTATTCTTGCCGCCGGCGAGGGGCAGCGCCTGCGGCCATTGACCGCATCACGGCCTAAGGTCATGCTCAAGGCGGCCGGAAAGCCGATCATCGGATACGTTATTGAATCTCTGATCGCCTGCGGTATTCGCAACATATTAATCGTCGCAGGTTACCGGCGCGACCAATTGTTTGACGCC
Proteins encoded in this region:
- a CDS encoding HNH endonuclease, encoding MLNHPVLVLNQNYEPIHVCQVRRAILLCYQGKAEMLEDGLGLLHTVRLSIPMPSVIRLQHHVRRPRPRHKLTRWEIFHRDDFSCQYCGKKAQPLTIDHVVPRFQGGRHSWENLVAACVPCNRHKAGRTPEQANMKLLKKPSMPEGRPLVVVSHRYQERMHIWQKYLPDKV
- the ricT gene encoding regulatory iron-sulfur-containing complex subunit RicT, with the protein product MANVVDIRLKRAGKLYQFDPADFDLQTGVDVVVETAHGPEIGRVINPVREMADEQLESPLKPVIRLATAEDIERRHKTCFAESQTLADCEELVAKLGLPMKCLAAEYNLDESHLTVFFSSEGRVDFRELVRELGRKLHVRVELRQVGPRDETKLLGGYGRCGRELCCASFLTDFAPVSIKMAKEQNLPLNPVKISGVCGRLLCCLGHEYEVYKELNEERARCCAAAAAVEPALQSIRPVSPEPADRISVAPITEADDQSPADGIKAEAGGLAHRRRRKRRR
- a CDS encoding AAA family ATPase, encoding MADWQIIGQKNVAAFLAKSLEKGELCHAYLLAAPEHSGKTALALKLAQALNCTGDNPPCGGCEQCRRITAGIHADVRLISVQAADDDGKSRVELSIEQVREINHAVSLPPFEGKYRVIIIDEAERLSNGAANALLKTLEEPPPGVVFVLTTVRENQLPETIRSRCMKLRLAVAPRLEIARFLEQGLGFPAERADLLARLSQGRAGWAIAAARDEGLQLERRDNLLKLADALGSGFDFRFELADKLSQRFGKTRTEIYRLLDQWLSFCRDILLVKLDIKEEVINTDYEIITAELASRITAAEAQRLIGSLNVTRRHLEQNASPRLALEVLMLNLPVIKGSTKRIG
- the lysA gene encoding diaminopimelate decarboxylase, with the protein product MKETPPFFPLGSAINDYGHLVIGGCDSIDLVEKYGTPLYVFAEEDIRARAREFKREFGGRLSSSRIVYAGKACLNRAVAKIITEEGLGLDVVSGGELEIARSAGFPMKNIYFHGNNKSDTELELALAAGVGRIVIDNAWELARLDAFAGARGCRADVMLRIKPGIDPHTHAKITTGNIDSKFGFGLEDAESAVGRILSSTSLKLVGFHYHIGSQIFEIQPFLDAMNTALGFIAGVRERWGLIIDELDAGGGFAVQYLSGQAPPSVGEYAEAIVSFFKEECRRLDLKSLSLTVEPGRATVARAAVALYSVGVIKDIPGIRRYLCVDGGMADNIRPALYGACYEPYLANRMTERANGLYTVAGRFCESGDLLAANVKLPEADPGDTLVMPVCGAYCIPMASNYNAFFRPAAVMVKEGQHRLIRRRESIEDLLRTDLG
- a CDS encoding inorganic diphosphatase; the protein is MSFNEPSDRNANEIRIFTGCNEEETCPKAKRERQQELEEMILTILIEIPKGSRNKYEYDKERKIIKFDRMLFSAVHYPSDYGFIIDTLAEDTDPLDALVLVSEPTFPGCLIEAKPVGLFRMRDEKGPDEKILCVPMGDPHWNFIQELSDVPPHLLKEIEHFFIIYKELEKKKTGVEGWEDRESAIKAVHASRKRYQDNLKQLGASRI
- a CDS encoding glycosyltransferase — translated: MKTTADRTVIHLIDHPSALDLKLLERLADLGWNVHLVYRRTGSDRLINSGLKIITHRLPLTTRYPWVYLAFIAAVPIIYPIKSDIIHAHYLTGFGILAAVYRRFLRFKRMVLTVPGPDVLIEASRGMVKWSAEHALKMFEIVTFPSESVAAHLKELRVPSNRMLRLDWAGSEKEIEAAAAALAQRYAELIGPFER
- the glmU gene encoding bifunctional sugar-1-phosphate nucleotidylyltransferase/acetyltransferase encodes the protein MTPAVVIMAAGEGARMRPLTGTRPKVMLPVAGKPILEHLLTECAAAGAGDFVLVVGYHDEVVRNYFTDGSKWGVRIRYVTQRQPAGTADALRQSSHFLGAAFVLLNGDIMLKSIDIVPLIEAETNLLSIVELPNVEGKGVMETRGGQVVRLYEKCTRPPTRLANAGAYHFTGDILKFVQQTPRSPRGEHEITDTVQALIDAGIPVGYRSVSTWSELSYPWDLFQANESALANCPPSVEGMIEPGATITGSVAVGHGSLIKAGSYITGPVKIGRNCVIGPNCHIRPATDIGDECHIGAGVEIKNSIIMTGTRIPHLSYVGDSIIGQNCNLGAGTQIANLRLDKKAIAVNGINTGRQKLGGIFGDGVVTGINASINPGTMVGHGARIGPGATAKGIIAPGARIY